The bacterium region GATGCGGTACGGCGGCCCGTGCATAGACGCCGACGTCCACCACGATTGGGCGTCGGAGGCGGAACTCCACCAGTACCTGTCCAAGGAGTGGCGGGAGTACGTGCGGCTGCCGGGGAAGACGACGAACCGCATTCGCCCCGCCACGATGGCGTACCCGCACACCGGCGGCACGAACAAGCGCATCGACACCTACCCGCCCAACGGGGGCGGCCCGGGATCGGACTACGCCACGATGAAGCGCCAGCTCCTCGATCCGCTGGACGTCCGGGCGGCGATCCTGTCGTACAGCATCGGCCACAACGCCGCGCTGCCGAATCTCTACCTGGCGACCGCCGTGTGCCGCGCCGCCAACGACTGGTCGATCGACCGCTGGCTGGACGGCCGCGACGACCGGCTCTACGGGGCGGTGCTGGTCCCCACCCAGGTCCCGGACGAGGCGGCGGCGGAGGTCCGGCGAGTCGGCCGCCATCCGAGGATGAAAGAGGTCATCCTGATCTCCAACGGCCTGGGGAAGCCGTTCGGGCACCCCGCCTACCACCCGATCTACGAGGCCGCGGCCGACGTCGGCCTGCCGGTCGCGCTCCACGTCGCGGGCGAGCTGAGCGCCACCGGCGCGCACATCGCGGGCGGCGGGGTGCCGAGCACCCGGCTCGAGAACATCACCCTCGCCCCTCAGGCGGAGCAGCACCACCTCACCAGCCTGATCGCCCACGGCGTCTTCGAGAAGTATCGCGA contains the following coding sequences:
- a CDS encoding amidohydrolase family protein, translating into MRYGGPCIDADVHHDWASEAELHQYLSKEWREYVRLPGKTTNRIRPATMAYPHTGGTNKRIDTYPPNGGGPGSDYATMKRQLLDPLDVRAAILSYSIGHNAALPNLYLATAVCRAANDWSIDRWLDGRDDRLYGAVLVPTQVPDEAAAEVRRVGRHPRMKEVILISNGLGKPFGHPAYHPIYEAAADVGLPVALHVAGELSATGAHIAGGGVPSTRLENITLAPQAEQHHLTSLIAHGVFEKYRDLKILLVENGVSWLPWLLWNLDDNYRYWRRESPWVKRRPSEYVRERVKLTTQPLEDPARPEQLMEVLESFGGMEDLLCFATDYPHWDADDPQYIARKLPEAWLPKVFYENAREFFGLPKTAPAQAGGGTARG